In Strix aluco isolate bStrAlu1 chromosome 17, bStrAlu1.hap1, whole genome shotgun sequence, the genomic stretch CAGTAATTTTAGAAGGGGAAAGGAGCGAACAGCTCAGCGCTATCATCTCGTAAGAGCAGAACCAGCTCTCACGTCTCCAAAGAGTTCAGCCACTGCAAGGCAGAGACGGGACTACAAAGTCACGATGCTTTCCCTGCCCCTCCAGCACCCGGGGGCAGCTCCAGTTAAGCAGAGGTGATACCCTTGGGGCCGCGCTGCTCGTGTTGGCGGTTTCTCCTCCACTGCCTTGTCCCAACCAGCCGATATCAGTTCTGGATGGCCAACAGTGCTCCGTTTCCATCCCGGCTCACTTTTCGCAGCCGTTTTGTCCCGCCACTCCTCATCCAGCGTCTCCTTTCACCCTCAGGTGCCCACTGAGGGGTGTCTGTTGCCCCCGTCAGCGCGCGGGACCCCTCCGCCGGGCTCCTCTTGTCCCCccggaaaaggggggggggggggcgaggggaggggagcgggaggCCGGGTCTGCAGGGAagcgccggccccgctcccccttttttttttcccgctcccccttttttttcttttttttcccgcCCGCCGCCTcaggcgctgcccgccgccgccgcgcgcccccCGCGCGCCCCCCGCGCGCCGCCGCGGCCGCGCTGATTGGTCGGCGGGGGAATCCCGGCGGGCTCCTCTCCGCGATATaaggggcggcggggccggcgcgcgcctcactgcccgcccccagcgcggagcggcggggccgcctcctcctcatcctcctcatcttccttgtcctcctcctcctcctccctcagcgCCGAGGCAGCGGCGGCGGAGCGCGGTTCCCCCCCCGCACCTCCCCGCCAAGGCGATGGCCGAGCTCAAGTCGCTGGGCGGCGAGGCGTACCTGGCGCTGGCCCCGGGCTACGGCCCGTCGGCGTTCGCCTACGGGGCCGTGCGCGGCGGCGCTGAGGGCCCGCGGGGGGCCtacccggggggcggcggggcggacTTCCACCCCGGGGCGCTGGGCAAGTCGGCGGAGAGTAGCGGCGAGCAGAGCGGCGACGAGGAGGACGGCTTCGAGGCCGGGGTGAAGGGCGGCGCGGCCTTCGAGCGAGAGGGCAAGCTGAAGGGGGGAGCCCTGGGCAAGAAGCCCAAGGAGCAGCGCTCGCTGCGCCTCAGCATCAACGCGCGGGAGCGGCGGAGGATGCACGACCTGAACGACGCGCTGGACGGGCTGCGCTCCGTCATCCCCTACGCCCACAGCCCCTCGGTGCGGAAACTCTCCAAAATCGCCACCCTGCTTCTGGCCAAGAACTACATCCTCATGCAGGCGCAGGCCCTGGAGGAGATGCGGCGGCTGGTGGCCTACCTGAACCAGGGCCAGACGCTGAGCACCCCGCTGCCCGCCACCCTCAACCCCTTCGGACAGTCGGCCGTCTACCCCTTCGGCGGCGCGGCCTTGCCCGGCTGCCCCGAGAAATGCACTGCCTTCACAGGAGCCACCTCCGCCCTCTGCAAACATTGTAATGACAAGCCTTGACTTCTGGCTTCTTCGGGcttttttgggtttattttcttttttttttttttttcgtgcaCTTTTCTTTCCACTACCATCAGCCCTGGCTTCCTACCATCAGTTAagtctgggttttctttttgtttgcttctcttaaacaccccccctccccgtaCCCCATTTGGAAATATTTGGCAGTTTGTGTGGACCCCAAAAACACCCACTTTCAACTTTGTTTAGTTACCCCCTACATGCAACTTCATCTGTCGAGTTATTTCCTTCCCAGCCTGTTAGTGGACTGTGAGCAAAATGTTGCTTTTCTGCCTGCTCTAATCTACAAAGTTTTTGAGCAGTTTTTTAAACTAAACGATAGAAaaacagggagggagagagatttgAAAGTGGAAACCTCAGTGAGTTTTCTTTGGAATGATTGACCTGTGTTAAAAATAGCTTAaaagggaggcgggggggagcaAAATCCAGCTGCAAAACTATGCAATGTTTCAGAATCATGGGGAGGGGGTGTCCTGTGTAGCCAGCTGGGGTTGGACTGCATCTGCAAATCCCAATAAAAATGTCATTCAATCAGCTCATGGGAGGGGGGGAGTTTGGTCCTCTTGATAAAACAATAGATGCTTCAaaataagatgcttttttttgctctttaaaaaaaaaaaaaaaagaaaaaaataacccgTTCTTGAACTGAGAGGAACCTGTGATTGTATGCTAATGCTTGCTTTTTGCCTGTTTCTCAGCTTGGTTAAGTTTTCCAGATGATTTTCCAAAGTCATTGATCATCATGATAAAGCAAAAGGTCACTTaacatatttatatgtatttataataaataaaagacaTGAATAACCACTTTCTCTGTCCTACATGTCTCTAAAACCAGCTGGAAGTCAAAGCAAAAGCCCTGCTGAAGTAAGGTAAAGCGGAGACGGACGCAGCAGTCCGTTGCAGAGGAGCAGTTTTGTGAAGTTAGGTGACTGATTGGAATACTTGAAAAAAAGCTTGTGGACATTCAGCTCCTTATTGGCAgggatttgttttttctccagtttctcaTGAATCGTGAGCacacaaaaaaatgctgtttatgcCTGACATCTAGAGTTAAGTAGGTAGAGATTTAGCTTGTGTGTTTTGACACTTGCTGGAGAATGCTGTGCCCCGAAACTGGTGTTTAAAAGGGGTTATTGTAGCATCAGGCTTAGCTCTGAGGGTACCCGTGTAAAACATGGCAGGGAAGGAAATCGCTTAAAGACTCTGCTTATCCCTTTGGCTTAGTTTTCTGTTATATCTACAGCCTGACCCTAGACCTACGTGTGGGGTTTGGGCCACTTAATATCATGGCTAAACTAATAATCTCTTGCCAAGCGTTGACTGTGTTAGTGCAAGTTACAAAGCGAGTCCCTCGCTGGCTAAGTTTTTGATGTTGCTTGTGTTGGTTTACTTTGGTTTTCTGGTTTATGATGTTTAACGCTTTGGTGCCTTGTATGCTTCACTAGTCAttatataataacaataattgaGGTGcattcagtgatttttattcAGATTGGAATACCCACCCAATGTCAGAGCAACTGCGTAAACTGGTACAGTTGCAGCCTGAGGGGCCGGAGCTGTCCATGGCCATTTGTGTTAGGAGTGGGGTGTAACTATTTAGGGTTATTAAACCAATTTCCATGCCTGTCGCTAGTGTTATGCTAATTTGAAAAGGACTGCCATCCCTCTAAAGCTGCTTGTCTATGGcacttaattttaattaatacatTTCCAAAAGACTTTTTGTGTTTGGAAAACGAAGTGTGTGATTAAGCCTCGTTTATAAAGACATATGTTTAAAACTGGTTCCtgctcatttccatttttatatcttcgtttcttctttttttacagaATAGTTTAACAGAACAGTTTATCTGTTGTACCTTTTTCCataaaagaaaatcttgaaaatactgttaaaaggCATCTGACGAAGTGAAAGCCGACCAAACCCACTACTGAAGCAAAAATGACTGGAAACTGCAAATCAGCAAAGGTCATTTAAAATTTTGCAGACTGA encodes the following:
- the BHLHE23 gene encoding class E basic helix-loop-helix protein 23; the protein is MAELKSLGGEAYLALAPGYGPSAFAYGAVRGGAEGPRGAYPGGGGADFHPGALGKSAESSGEQSGDEEDGFEAGVKGGAAFEREGKLKGGALGKKPKEQRSLRLSINARERRRMHDLNDALDGLRSVIPYAHSPSVRKLSKIATLLLAKNYILMQAQALEEMRRLVAYLNQGQTLSTPLPATLNPFGQSAVYPFGGAALPGCPEKCTAFTGATSALCKHCNDKP